CCAGTGTTATCCGGGGGAAAGCCCGGACCGCATAAGCTGGTTGGAACCAGTCCTGGCTTTATACCTACCATTCTGAATACGAAGGTCTACGATGAAATCGTTCAAGTTACGGATGAAGATGCACTGAAAACGGTGAGAACGCTGGCTGCACAGGAAGGGATTCTGCTTGGCCCATCCGGTGGTGCCGCAGTATGGACGGCATTGCAGGAAGCACGGCGCCTCGGACCCGGCAAGCGAGTGCTGTGTATTGCACCTGATGCGGGGGAACGTTACTTGAGCATGGGAATATTCTAACTTCGTTTGGAGGAATAAGAATGAATAAGCTCATGGTAAGTTTCTTTATTGTTCTTATGTTGGTGGGGTGTTCTGGAAACAACTCGTTGACCAGTGAGTCCACACCGGAACAAAGTGCGGAAACTGTACAGACTTCTCCAACTCTTCCTCCAAGCGCAGAGCCATCATCAACTCCAAGCATGCAGCAGACAGTGGCTTATCTAGATACTGCGAATCTGAAGGCGAATTTTGGCTTTGCGGATGCCGAAGGGCGGAATATTCTAGTAACCGGGCATGAAAAAGGGTTGGATCAAGAGATGGCACAATTAAATGAGGCCATCGGTGATCAGGGCAAAGTGCTGAAGCTGAAATTTAATAAGTGGCAGGATGGAACAGAGGGCAGCAATGGCCGGGAGATGGCGCATAATTTTGTGAATCTGGCGGGTTATCTTTATACAGTGGAAGAGGCAAGTGCGGCCCCGGATGAAACCTACTATTTGACGGATCAAGCAGACTTTAAGGTTGATGCTCTTTTGCCTATTGAATCTATAAAGGGTCAACAAGCTTTGTCCACTGTGGAAGAAAGTATTCGGCTACGTATTGTAGATACGAAAAAACGTGAAATTCAGAAAATTTGGAAGCTAGCAGACCTATCTACAGATCGGCAGCTGTATCTCGTTCAATTCGTGAGGCTGGATCAGGATATGTTATTTAGCCTCGTCTGGAAAGAAAAAGATGAATTTATCTTCATGGACTATCCAGCGGTGATTCAAGGGGATGAATACTCGGTCTGGCGGGTGGATGATGGCGGGGAAGTTATACCTGAGATGTTCTCAATTCTTTTTGCTGCTGATACCTCAGAAGGTCCACTACTCGGCATGAATTGGTGGGGTTCAGAGGGAGTAAATACGTTTTTTCTGAAAAAAGAAAGAGATTCGTTTAAGGAAATGGACATCCAATATGGACGTTATACTTCGCCACTATAGGCATGACTTCGCTGTAAACGTAGAAATGATTGGGTGCATCGTGAGATGTATCTTTTTTTTACTACAATATAAGAAAGCTTGCTTATTATATTATAAATGTCAGCAATCATCTTTTAAAATACTTAAATTTGTAACATCGGTAGGTCTATATAGCCCGATCGAGTCATGTAGCTGGGATGAGACGGTGATATTGTTAAGCATAAGATGTGCGGGAGGGGACGGCAACGTATAAACGAATAAAGTATATGATCCTGTTACTGCCAACGCTAATGGTGGGTATCTGGGAGATTGTGCGTCATCAGTTTCTAATGCCTTATATTTCTATGGACTTGGGAAACTATTTGACGCCGGTTCTTGTGTTTTTGGTCAGTCTCGTATTGCTAGTCCCTCTGTTCTCTCTTATGGAGCGGAATCAGCGGGAGCTGGAGCAGGAACGTGCGCTTAAAGACGCAATGAAAGCTCGTGAAGGACTAGCCAAGGAACTGCATGATGGGATGGCGCAATCATTATTTCTCTTATCTGTCAAAATCGACCGACTAGAAGCAAGCCGCAAGAATGGTGAAGTCAGTGAGGAAAGTGTGGATCAGATCAAAAAGACGGTCCATGAGGTGAACCGTTATGTGCGGCAGGCCATCGCCAATCTGAAGATTCCGGTCTCTGAGCAGAGTTCTTTTTCATTGGAACAGTCGGTAAAAGATCAGCTAGCCCAGATGGCAAATGAGATTATGATCGAAGCCTCTCTCGATTGGAGCCTGCGAGATGATGCGCTCTCCCCTTCAGAAAAATCAGAATTGTTATCCTGTATCCGCGAAGCGATCATTAATGTTCGTAAGCATACACGAGCTGGACTGGTTTCAATTACTGGTGCTGGCGATGAGAAAAGCTGGCGTGTAGTTGTTGCAGACAATGGAGAAGGATTCCAGCATGATCCATTTGAAATGAATGGTAGCTACGGACTTCAGATCATGAAGGAACGCGCCCTGAGGATGGGATGGAAGCTTAGGCTGACGTCTGGTGACACAGGCACCCAGGTTGAAATTACGAAAGGGGAAGTCAGTCCATGAGCCGATACCGGGTTTTAGTTGTGGACGATCATGTACATGCACGTGAGGCGATGTGCGAGATTTTGTCCATGGATGATAGTTTTGAGGTTATTGGTGTAGTGGAGAGTGGTGCTGAGGCGATCGCTTTCACAGCGCAATGGATGCCTGATCTCATTCTAATCGACATTCAGATGCCGGTGATGGACGGTTTGGAGACTACTCGCCGAATCAAGCAGGAATATCCCTATGTCAAAATCGTTATCGTTACGGTATCGGACGAGATTTCCCATCTCCTCGAAGCGCTGAAGCAAGGAGCACAGGGGTATTTGCTAAAGAATCTGGCGCCTTCCACCTGGATTCAATATTTGCAGGCCATTGTTAATGAAGAAGCGCCTCTAAGTCGGGAGCTGGCTTTTCAAATCTTGAAGGAGTTCACCGTACCCTCTGTAACGGATGAAGGGGAGTCATTGACAGCAAGAGAGAAAGAAATTTTAAGCTGTGTATCTTCTGGATCGAAGAATAAGGAGATTGCCTTGAGCCTAGGGATTTCGGAGCATACCGTAAAAAATCATCTGAAGAACATCCTCCAAAAGCTTCAACTCCAAAACCGAACACAGCTGACGCGTTATGCCTTGGAGCAAGGGCTTGCTTCGCGTAAACGGGATTTTTCAAAAGATGTATAGCAGGAAGTTAAGGACGAAGTTATATAATTATTGATGAGAAGAGGCTAACGATGAACAGATTATCTCGCAAAATAATGACTCTATTCGCACCAGCTGCTGCAACACTACTACTGTTCGCAGCCGTGGCTAGCGCGCACGTAACCGTGGCACCAGCACAATCCAGTACCGGAGCATGGGAGACGTACACGCTTAAAGTCCCTTCAGAAAAAGATGTGGCCACTGTACAGGTTGATCTACGAATTCCAGCAGGTGCAGAGTTCAAACAATATGAGGCTACACCCGGATGGGATGTTACCATTGATGGGAATAAGGTTAGCTGGATAGCTAATGGTGAGGGCATTCAGAAGGGGCAATTCCAACGTTTCTACTTTACGGCTAAGAACCCTGATGCCGCTGGCGACATCGCATGGGATGCTTATCAACACTATGCCGATGGAAGCTTGGTGCAATGGTCTGGTGAGGCTGGAGCAGAGAATCCGCATTCTATTACTTCAATTGTACAAGCCACCGGTGGGGATGAACATTCTCACGGTTCCAATGTCACTGACAATTCGATGAGCATGGAAGAGCACAACGCTATCATGAAAGATGAGGAAAAATCAAATAGTGTCAACCCAATGGTCTACATCGCAGTCGGGATATCTTTACTAGCCTTTTTAATAGCGGCCATAAGTATATTGCGCGGGCGGAAAGAGTAAGAGGGGATCGTTGTATTCCGTGATCAGGGTTAGATACTTTGATTAGACAAAAGTTTGATCTTATACCTGTGAACAGTTTCTAGTGAAGTATGGAACTGTTCGCAGTTTTCTTGTATGTGGAGATTTGGGAAATATGATTTTTAAGGGAAAATAATTCAATTCATGAAATAAGCCCCCGTCAATAAACGACGGAAGCTCATTTTATGAATTTTTTTGTTGTGAAAAACTTTTTACTTATCTATAACCGTTTCCGCTTATAGAAGGTCACAAAGATTGCAGTCAGCAGTAGGAGAAGTATCGCGACTCCAGTAGTGATGGCTTCACTTGTGCTGCCTTTTTGCTGCATAGCGCCAGCACCGCCGCTAAAGTTACCACCCATACCACCACGCATACCGCCGTCCATGCCTCCATCACCAGGGCCGTTTCCACCTTCAGGGATAGTTGGCCCACCCATGGCACCTGGTGCACCGCCAGGTCCGCCGGTGAATCCACCTTGAGCAGCTTGCCCGCTTTCGGCATTCGGCGCAGCAGCAACCACACCGCCCGCACCTGTGCTCTCAGCTCCCGCGTTAGCTCCGCCCGTACCGCCAGTGCCCGCGCTCTGATCCGCCCCTGCGCCAGTCTGTCTGTTACTCGCGCCGTTCACGCCTTGCCCAGCACCAGTGGCACCTGCACCTGCAGCTGCGCCATTCCTAGCGCCACCACCACCCATACCGCTTCCTGATCCGTCTCCGGAGGAAGGAATGGTGCCATCGAGCTGTTGCTGGATATTTTTCGCCATGTTCGACATGAAGGTCTTAACAGACTTAATCCCTTCTTCATACTGTTCGAAGGTGTAGAAGGC
The window above is part of the Paenibacillus sp. FSL K6-0276 genome. Proteins encoded here:
- a CDS encoding histidine kinase, which produces MILLLPTLMVGIWEIVRHQFLMPYISMDLGNYLTPVLVFLVSLVLLVPLFSLMERNQRELEQERALKDAMKAREGLAKELHDGMAQSLFLLSVKIDRLEASRKNGEVSEESVDQIKKTVHEVNRYVRQAIANLKIPVSEQSSFSLEQSVKDQLAQMANEIMIEASLDWSLRDDALSPSEKSELLSCIREAIINVRKHTRAGLVSITGAGDEKSWRVVVADNGEGFQHDPFEMNGSYGLQIMKERALRMGWKLRLTSGDTGTQVEITKGEVSP
- a CDS encoding response regulator transcription factor, which codes for MSRYRVLVVDDHVHAREAMCEILSMDDSFEVIGVVESGAEAIAFTAQWMPDLILIDIQMPVMDGLETTRRIKQEYPYVKIVIVTVSDEISHLLEALKQGAQGYLLKNLAPSTWIQYLQAIVNEEAPLSRELAFQILKEFTVPSVTDEGESLTAREKEILSCVSSGSKNKEIALSLGISEHTVKNHLKNILQKLQLQNRTQLTRYALEQGLASRKRDFSKDV
- a CDS encoding DUF1775 domain-containing protein produces the protein MNRLSRKIMTLFAPAAATLLLFAAVASAHVTVAPAQSSTGAWETYTLKVPSEKDVATVQVDLRIPAGAEFKQYEATPGWDVTIDGNKVSWIANGEGIQKGQFQRFYFTAKNPDAAGDIAWDAYQHYADGSLVQWSGEAGAENPHSITSIVQATGGDEHSHGSNVTDNSMSMEEHNAIMKDEEKSNSVNPMVYIAVGISLLAFLIAAISILRGRKE